In Spirochaetota bacterium, a single genomic region encodes these proteins:
- a CDS encoding sulfatase-like hydrolase/transferase gives MLHIIIPEKKILTIILKVFICIFLLFIVVKDFNETNQYYLNTSAIEYIFFIIAWISSILLFIILIIGEKTFFKKILIIVFLTSYLLVDICYSTLNTTLTAETISLFWNERSYFDEALFTYWNILIFPFARFLILIIITFSAIDKFIKLRINNKILIILIIIPFTTIFILSSKPNGKGIDGLPPHFAPIPFTSHLAIVHIQYKKIKRKEVDIPINHHFDIKNIVLIIDESIRGDFIDLNYNRKTTPYLIMIKNKIINYGLAISSYNRSNGSNAILRMGISLQDLISKEGHKILFSNPFIWQYAKNAGFKTIYIDSQKLQFQNYMDENEIKYIDLIIRPNFNSQEDTDHQAANILKKLLQQPEKKFIILVKAGCHFPYESRYPKSERIFSPVMTFGLPTNDRLKLINSYRNAIRWSVNNFFQILISNISLKDTVIFYTSDHGQNLFDEGTNDINLRHGTNKNSKVQEVIVPMMILTENKNFIQLSRKSLFINFNKTTHFNIFPTILYLMGYNKTAISSKYNATLFDTNDTPLGFFNGNLRFGIRKFNKIDYDLTKYIDKEIDILIKGN, from the coding sequence ATGCTACACATTATAATCCCTGAAAAAAAAATATTAACTATCATCTTGAAAGTTTTTATATGCATTTTTTTACTGTTCATAGTTGTAAAAGATTTTAATGAAACAAATCAATATTACCTTAATACTTCGGCAATTGAATATATATTTTTCATCATAGCATGGATATCTAGCATACTACTATTTATAATACTAATAATTGGTGAAAAAACATTTTTTAAGAAAATACTAATTATTGTATTTCTCACTTCATATTTATTGGTAGATATTTGTTATTCAACTCTAAATACTACCTTGACCGCTGAAACCATATCACTTTTTTGGAATGAAAGATCCTACTTTGATGAAGCATTATTTACATATTGGAATATTCTAATATTTCCTTTTGCACGTTTTCTTATTTTAATTATTATAACATTTTCTGCTATAGACAAATTCATTAAGCTACGGATAAATAATAAAATCTTAATTATTTTAATTATAATTCCATTCACAACAATATTTATATTATCATCAAAACCCAACGGTAAGGGGATAGATGGTTTGCCACCTCATTTCGCTCCTATTCCTTTCACATCTCATCTAGCTATAGTACATATTCAGTACAAAAAAATTAAACGAAAAGAGGTAGATATACCTATAAACCATCATTTCGACATAAAAAACATAGTACTGATAATTGATGAGAGTATTAGAGGTGATTTTATTGATCTAAATTATAATAGAAAAACAACACCATATTTAATAATGATAAAAAATAAAATTATTAATTATGGTTTAGCAATTTCTTCATATAATAGAAGTAATGGAAGTAATGCAATATTAAGAATGGGAATTAGTCTTCAGGATCTTATTAGCAAAGAAGGTCATAAAATATTATTTTCAAATCCTTTCATATGGCAATACGCAAAAAATGCGGGATTTAAAACTATATACATTGATTCACAAAAATTACAGTTTCAAAACTATATGGATGAAAATGAAATTAAGTATATTGATTTGATAATAAGACCAAACTTTAATAGCCAAGAAGACACTGATCATCAAGCTGCAAATATATTAAAAAAATTACTACAACAACCTGAAAAAAAATTTATAATCTTAGTAAAAGCTGGATGTCATTTCCCATACGAATCACGTTACCCAAAAAGTGAAAGGATTTTTTCACCAGTCATGACATTTGGCTTACCAACAAATGATAGATTAAAACTAATTAATTCATATAGAAATGCTATTCGATGGTCAGTTAATAATTTTTTTCAAATATTAATTTCAAATATTTCATTAAAAGATACAGTAATATTTTACACTTCTGATCATGGACAAAATTTATTTGATGAAGGTACAAATGATATTAATTTAAGACATGGTACCAACAAAAATTCAAAAGTTCAGGAAGTTATAGTTCCGATGATGATTTTAACCGAAAATAAAAATTTTATTCAATTATCAAGAAAATCTCTTTTCATAAACTTTAATAAAACAACACACTTCAACATTTTTCCTACAATCCTTTATTTGATGGGATATAATAAAACTGCTATTTCTTCTAAGTATAACGCAACTCTTTTTGATACAAATGATACGCCCTTGGGTTTTTTTAATGGTAATCTTAGATTTGGAATAAGAAAATTCAATAAAATCGATTATGATCTAACTAAATATATTGATAAAGAAATAGATATATTAATCAAAGGTAATTAG